The genomic stretch TTTAAGTTATCTATATTGAtgacgtgtatatatatataatcaggTGATTTGAAAGGTATAAATAACTCTATTTAATATATGTACTATTCATTAGTAACCTACAATCAATAACAAGAAACTTGCTATATATAATAGAATACTCCTTCTGTTCATTTTTACTCGTCCGTTATATCAAAAATACATTTTCAATtttagtatgtatatatatataggcgcATAGAGCTTAAACTCATAagttatatatgtatatgtgtgtgCAGGCAATGTTAGTAAAACCTTGATGTTGAGGAACTACTTGGGATCAGTAGCATTCAACAACATAACAAGACTAACATTTGGGAAAAGATTTATGAACTCAGAAGGTAAAATTGATGAGCAAGGTGAAGAGCTCAAAGCCATAGTTTCTAATGGGTTAAAGATTGGAGGAAAGCCTAATTTGGGAGAGTTTGTTCCATGGCTGCGTTGGGTTTTTAAGGATGATAATGAAGctctagaagctcaagacaggcGTTTGGAAAAATTTACAAGAATCATAATGGAAGAACACACCATTGCTAGGAAGAAAACTGGGGAAACCAAACACCATTTTGTTGATGCTTTGCTTACCCTTCAGAAGCAGTATGATCTTATTGATGACACCGTTATTGGCCTTCTTTGGGTAAGTATACTAatttcctttttttattattacATATTGGATATTTTTCGAGGCGGGCTTAAGATTTGAAGTTCTATGGGTCATATGACGAATTCAAGTTAATATACAGCAATAATTGGATTTATAATCAAATTTTGATAGATATTTGGTTGATTTCTTAATACGTATATAGGATCTGGATTCGCATGAACCCATAAGTTACAGTATAGATCTATCTCTGGATATTAATAGAGTTTAACTTCTATGTACTGACAATGTAAAAAATATTTACACGTCTAAGTCAACTAAAAGATACtaggtttgttattgttgttgttattatgtaTATAAGCCAAATCGATATTAATATATtagtaaggggtcgtttggttggaaagaagttattcctagattagttattCCATTTTTTCATGGAGATAAAAAATTACTACAATCCCGGGATTAATTATACCGTAATTTTCCCCCCACCAAACATGAATAAACTCTTCTTAAATTTAGTCCAGAAATTAGTTATTCCTTATCGTTCGTACCAAATGAGCCCTAATGGCCTGTCTAATGTTGACATCAACATAGcggattttttattttaaaaattatatttgcAATCCAAACAAAGTTTTCTTAGGTTCAAAGTTATAAATTTTTGTTCTTTAGGTAAATGTCTGTAGGTCAACAAGCGATGCGAAAGTGgagtttttttgtttttgttttcgcATAAAGGTATTATTTATCTACAATTGGAATTATAGAATCATATCAGTGAGTGTTGTGAATCAAAATGTTTGCAGGATATGATAACAGCAGGGATGGACACAGTAGCCATTACAGTTGAATGGGCTATGGCAGAACTGGTAAAGAATCCAAGGGTTCAACAAAAGGTCCAAGAGGAGCTAGACCGGGTTATCGGGTCGAATCGGATCGTAAACGAATCGGATATCTCCAAACTCTCTTATCTACAATATGTAGTCAAAGAATCACTAAGGTTGCATCCACCAACTCCCCTAATGCTACCTCATATGGCAAGTAACAATGTCAAAGTGGGAGGTTACAACATTCCTAAAGGTTCAATTGTACATGTTAATGTTTGGTCCTTAGGTCGTGATCCAAAAATTTGGAAAGATCCTTTGCAATTTTGGCCAGAAAGATTTATAATAGAGGATGTTGACATGAAGGGACATGACTATAGGTTTCTGCCTTTTGGTGCCGGAAGACGTATATGTCCAGGTATGAATCTTGCCATAAATTTGACTAGCGTTTGGATATAGATTTGGCTGAAACCTAAaaaaagagtttttgaagttgtgttacaaaataatttttggaagttgaaattatgtttggacatatATTATATTTGACAAAAAATTTAAAGTTTTATTAGAGAAATTTTCACGCAAAAACTGACATAAACCAGTTTTTGGGAACTTGAAatgctttttcaaaatttttccaaattttcaccCAATGTtatcaattttttattttgaaaaaaaccaTGCAAAACTACGGCCAAACGGGAGCTTGGTCATGTCAATATTGAATTCTCTGTTTTGCTGTAtgtttatttctttatattttgattttcctttgtGAAAATCTCGATTCTGCCACTGCAGGTATGAATCTTGCCATTAATTTGGTCACGTCTATGTTAGCACATTTGTTGCACCAATTTACTTGGTCTTTGCCTCCTGGTGTTAAGCTTGAAGATGTTGATATGTTGGAGAGTCCTGGTACAGTCACCTACATGCAAACTTCATTACAGGTTGTTCCTAATCCTAGGTTACCTCTACACTTGTATACACATATAAGCCAATGAATATGtaacattttttatttatttaaatcacTCGGGCTTAGTATTTTCATGTACTTTTATTTATAAATTctgaagaagaaaaatacaacaagGTACTCAAACATTATACCTTACTACTGATCTATGTAACATCTTTTGTTTTTCCACtatttcattgtcttttttcttatttttcttggTTCGACAACATGGTTACTTGAATCTTTGTGAAGTTTTGTAAGACCATAATAAGATTATGTATTGTTTTTTTTACTAGTGAAATTTAAATGTCTTCGTAATCTGATTAAACTTCAAAAACTTTTTTTTCCTCAAGTACGCACATAAAGTTTTAGCCTATTCTAATGTTCCAAATGGGTAAAATTGCAAGAAAGACTAGTATTACAGTTAGCTCAAGGTTTGTGACACTACTACTTAAGAAGAACATAGTTGAATGATGATAAAACTAATAAGTAGCATATTGTTCACATTGAACCCGATTAAACAATACATCAATTGCAACATGTTTAATGCAAATATTATTAACTTATATAAAACTATCTTTGTTTTTCCCCTAAATATAAAGCAAACCCTAATATGCAGTTAGAATGATACACGATATCTTCATCAAAACCCAAAAGATACACCTAATAAGCAGTTTAAATCAGTTCAAAGTATCAAGAGAAGAGAAAGAACACTACAACATTATGCATTTATAGCTATAAAAAATATTGGAGCTAAATATAAAAATTTCCGTAGCTAAACACTTTAGCCGCAAAAAAATTTTCCGTAGCATTCGTAGCAAGAAGTGGCGTAACTAAAAGTTAGCTACAAACTTTACATGACCCATGACTAATACTATTGACTAACGGCTCAATTTTTATTTGGCTCATTCATGTCACTGCCATTAAATAATAATGGCATGGATGGGCCAAATGTGTGACGGCTGTGGCATGAAATGAACATTTTTTTAACAGATGGCATGGATAGTCCATTTCTAAAAGTTGAGtgacatttttaggcattttcCGATTAAAAAATAGTACAACAAAGTATTTTCGCtgagaaaaataaattttacttGTTAATAAGAATAATTTTTTGTAAGGATGATATAAAATGATATTAGTAATAAGTTACTTACGAATTGATTTGCATCATTTGACTGTCGATTTTGAGCTGCAAGCATCATTTGGAATCTTTTTTCCCATCGTTTTTCCATCTCCACTAATTTATTATTAGTTTCTTTCTTGATTTCTTCAACTTTTTTCATCAGCTTCCCTTTTAACTTCTTCGACTTGTTTTTTAGCTTTCCTTTTAACTTTTTTCACACGCTCATTTGCTTCTTTTCTGGCCATTTCTACTTGCTTTATAAGCTGTATCTTTGTTGGTCTATCTCCAAAATATTCACTGATATTCTTTCCGGGACCATATGCTCGAAGATATCCATTTTTTCTTACCCCAAATACTTTCTCAAAGATATCATCATTACTTAAAGAAATTTCTCCTTCTTTTTGCTGCTCTTTTAATTGGTCAAATTGAACCTACAATCAATAATGCAAATGAATTAAGCATAAGTGCAAATGTATATTCTAAAAGGAGATAAATATAAAATAGAACATATTGACATTACAATGACATCTTGTTGGAAAGCATCAacttattttcctctttttctcttgCGAGATTCCAGAAAAACTTCAATACGAGATGAagcttttccattttttttctccCGTGAAAATAATAATCATTTTCATTAATTGAATAAGATATGTGAATATAATTCTTACAactttgttttaaaaaattatcATGTTGTTCATATATACCATTTCGTATTTAAGTCTTGCATAACTTTTGGTCCCACTATATGAAGGCAAGGAACGTTTCGATCTATTTCCCTTGTTTTGCGTGCTTTTCTTCTGAacaaaagtttttaaaaaattaataatattagTTTCTACAgtatataataattttaaaagaacAAATAGATTAATTAAAATggaaaaatgcataagtaccccctaACCTATATCCGGATTctcaactacacactttttctttgcgggaatcctattacccccctaaacttattttaaatgtaaTTATTTGCACTTTTAACGCTGACGTGGCAGAGTGAGAGAGTGAGAAGCAAGAAAAAATGATTTTCAgaatattttttattctttcttaccattttttcttacttttttttcctttttctttgccttttttcatttactatttttttccgtttcttctctaattccggCGGATATTCATTCACCGGCGACTTTTTCTAActatttttcttccattttttattTTCACACACAATTTAAATTCTCAAAAAAATCTATTCGTAAGCAAAACAAATTACACTCAGATTTGGGGGAAAAACTTCATCATTCGAAAAACTTCCCATGCCAGAAAAAAATGATGTATTAAAATTTTAACTGGAAAAAGTTTTCTCAgcttatatttgtttttatttcttttgctcttcctcccacacataaattacactttcaagaaatatatatatataacaaaataCACTTAGATCGGGATAAAAATATGTCTCCGGAAAAAAAATCGCCAAAAAAATGGTTTGTGAAATTCCGACGACCACCATTTTATGGCGCCGatgaccaaaacaaaaagaaagagaatgaaataaccaaaaaaaatgagaataataagaaataggaaaaaaggataagaaaaagaagaaagaataaaaaaagtactaaaaatacatgtgggggcgcgtgtagctcaccacttgccaagagtttggttgtcaGCGTTAAGGATGCAAATTAttacatttaaaataagtttagggagtaataggattcccgcaaagaaaaagtgtgtagttgggaATACAGGTATAGGTCGGGGGGGGGGTACTTATgtatttttccaattaaaatacCTGAAAGTTAGCACCGCTCCAAATGTTGACCAAATATTTCCATTCATCTATAGTGAGAAGTTTAGGCTTATTCCGTAAGCGAAGTGGATAAGTTGCTTTTGAATCGAAATACTTATTTCTCAACTTGTGCCTATAATCTCTGTAGAGGTCACTCATATGACCAAGAATTGCACCTTTTCTTCCCTCGAAGACATCAAAATTAAACTTTTCATATGAAAAATAAAACATACCATTATAAAAGTTAGAACTAGTGATTTAAAACCAAACTTGCTTAGTGTCTCAGATTGTCAATCCatcaaaaattaaagaaaattataAACTTTATTATTTTACTAATTTTCTTACCAAGATAATGTCCCACATGTGGTCGATCTTATCTTGCTCTATTTCTTTCCAACCATTTACTTTTAATGAGCAACAAGTTCGGTTTCTCACTGTCTGACCCAAAAACCAAGTGAAATCAGTTGCATTCTCACCAATAGCTTGGTGATCTTCATCAAATGGAACAACCAATTTTTGTCCTTCCTGTAAATTGATTATATTCACACATCGTTTAGGCCctctggttttttttttcaaaatgttagGGCTTACATTTAAAGATTAATAAATATACTTCAAGTAAAAATATCAAAAGAATTGACAAAgatcaataaaagaaaaagaataccTATTGAATTTGTTGATTCACGTTCTTCCACAACCGTTTCACTCACTTGTTCAGACGAGTTCTCATTAGAACTATTTTCTCTGAAAAAAGAACTcatgaaaatattattttttcggAGTGTATAAATATCAATTGACTTATCATTATGCTTCTCGTAACTAAGAAGCATATTCTTAACATCCGAATCGTTACAACATTCCACTAACCCATAACGATCACTAATAAGTCTATCACCTCTCAAATAAGTAAACTTATCTCCCTCAAGAATATTGAAGTTACAAAGCTTTTTCATTTCATCAAGCAGATCAAAGAAAGCTATGGAATCAGTATCAATGTTTGCTTTCACCAACTGGCCACTTACATATTTTCTAAAAGGAGAAAATATAAAATGGCCACCATAATGGAAGCTAAATTCCAATTCCCTAGTCATATTCATATTTCCTAGAAAATTCATAATATAAGTTAGCTAGATGATTAAACAAACacaaattattatttaattgaaaAGGAATTAATAAAGAATTCAATATTTTATAAAAGCTTTATTGCAATTACCCAAATAAACAACTTCTTCTATATGTTGTGTGGGCAAATCTTCTGTAACAGATGCTTTCCTGGAACTTTTCGGAGGTTCCGTCTCATGATCATCAGTCAATCGATTATTTCTTTTTCGAAGATCATTTCTACCCATGTCTGATTATAAACAAGTATTTGTAAGACATCAATGTATTTTGGAAGTTAGGTCAATGTCTGCTATATATTTGCACCAAGGAAGTTGGCTAATAATGAAATACTACTGTTACACCCCTTTTTTAAATAAACTACACTAAaccctcttaaattaataaaaaaagatttagtaaaccttgaaaaggtttttcaattttgaaagtg from Nicotiana sylvestris chromosome 12, ASM39365v2, whole genome shotgun sequence encodes the following:
- the LOC104235549 gene encoding cytochrome P450 98A2-like, with protein sequence MALPLVLSISIFLIFLSYKLYHRLTAKLPPGPWPWPVIGNLFDITPVRFRCFAEWAHVYGPIFSFYLGSQLNVVVNNAELAKEVLKDNDQNLANRFRTKPLENVSKNGMDLIWADYGPHYVKVRKLCNLELFTPKRLEALSPIREDEVTAMVENIFKDCTKPCNVSKTLMLRNYLGSVAFNNITRLTFGKRFMNSEGKIDEQGEELKAIVSNGLKIGGKPNLGEFVPWLRWVFKDDNEALEAQDRRLEKFTRIIMEEHTIARKKTGETKHHFVDALLTLQKQYDLIDDTVIGLLWDMITAGMDTVAITVEWAMAELVKNPRVQQKVQEELDRVIGSNRIVNESDISKLSYLQYVVKESLRLHPPTPLMLPHMASNNVKVGGYNIPKGSIVHVNVWSLGRDPKIWKDPLQFWPERFIIEDVDMKGHDYRFLPFGAGRRICPGMNLAINLVTSMLAHLLHQFTWSLPPGVKLEDVDMLESPGTVTYMQTSLQVVPNPRLPLHLYTHISQ